A DNA window from Undibacterium sp. YM2 contains the following coding sequences:
- a CDS encoding pitrilysin family protein, whose protein sequence is MKSSRMQLSSLSLSLALAFTTLVHIPPAIAAENAAAAKAALPAGVQFVRQVEGIDEYQLANGMRVLLVQDASKPTTTVNITYRVGSRHENYGETGMAHLLEHLMFKGSKAHPRLWEEMSQRGVQFNGTTWLDRTNYYETFAAKPETLAWAISMEADRMVNSRISGEDLKTEFSVVRNEMEKNENSGVGILMQRIMSAAHQWHNYGKDTIGARTDVENVNIPHLQAFWRKYYQPDNATLIVAGAFDAKQALQLIATQFGKIPKPKRALETTYTLDPVQDGERDVIVRRVGDSQVIAALYHTVPAAHPDYAATEALALILGDTPNGRLYKALVETKKTADVFPWAANLEEPGFLMLGANLRTEQNLPEAKKILLETIESFDKSPVTEAELARAKAKLDSDIAQVFNDPEKFAVSLSENIASGDWRLFFLFRDRVKALKVDDVQRVATTWLKSSNRTSGSFIPTEKPDRSPAPAKVAVDEQIKQFKPGVAIAQAENFVASADNIDKRTVTGALSNGMKYALLPKTTRGNTVVLSMHINLGDENSLKGKAGAAELAAAMLSRGTEKLSHQQFTEELDKLKAKLQINGNATMVNVQVETIRDNLPRVLELVRDALRQPAFNEAEFTQLLNSQLAQLEESRKEPQSVAVDAGKKAQNIYSSDDPRYYRSIDEQIAYLKTAKLADAKAFWKEFYGANHPGQAQIAVVGEFDANKVKAELQTAFGDWNTQKKFTRVARPYQATKADDKQIITPDKANAFFYAGMQLPLGIKHPDYPALVLGNYLLGGSANSRILNRIRQKDGVSYGGGSGFNASALDEVATFSVGAIYAPQNRAKLETGIREEINRVLTEGYTQAELEDGKKSLIQQYQLERSQDAALAPTLANNLYLGRNMQYRAEVEKKIQALTVTQVKEAMARHLGYEKTVRVFAGDFK, encoded by the coding sequence ATGAAATCATCGCGCATGCAACTCAGCAGCTTGAGTCTGTCCCTGGCATTGGCTTTCACTACCCTGGTGCATATCCCGCCCGCCATCGCGGCTGAAAATGCGGCGGCAGCCAAAGCCGCGCTGCCAGCCGGCGTGCAGTTTGTGCGTCAGGTCGAGGGCATAGATGAATACCAGTTGGCGAATGGCATGCGTGTCTTGCTGGTACAGGACGCCAGTAAACCGACAACAACTGTCAATATTACCTACCGTGTGGGCTCACGCCATGAAAATTATGGCGAAACCGGCATGGCGCATTTGCTCGAACATCTGATGTTCAAGGGCAGCAAGGCCCATCCGCGCCTGTGGGAAGAAATGTCGCAACGCGGCGTGCAATTCAATGGTACAACCTGGCTGGACCGCACTAATTACTATGAAACCTTTGCGGCCAAGCCTGAAACCCTGGCCTGGGCCATCAGCATGGAAGCTGACCGCATGGTCAATTCCCGCATTTCTGGTGAAGACTTGAAGACAGAATTCTCGGTCGTGCGCAATGAAATGGAAAAGAATGAGAATTCCGGCGTCGGCATCCTCATGCAGCGTATCATGTCAGCCGCCCATCAATGGCATAACTATGGCAAGGACACCATAGGCGCGCGTACTGACGTCGAGAATGTCAATATCCCGCACCTGCAAGCCTTCTGGCGTAAATATTACCAACCTGACAATGCCACCCTGATCGTGGCGGGTGCCTTTGATGCCAAACAGGCGCTGCAATTGATTGCCACCCAGTTTGGCAAAATACCGAAGCCAAAACGTGCACTGGAAACCACGTATACATTAGACCCTGTGCAGGATGGCGAGCGCGATGTCATCGTGCGCCGCGTCGGTGATTCACAAGTGATCGCTGCCCTGTATCACACCGTGCCTGCAGCCCACCCAGATTATGCTGCGACAGAAGCGCTGGCGCTGATCCTCGGTGACACACCGAATGGCCGTCTGTATAAAGCCCTGGTTGAAACCAAGAAAACTGCGGATGTCTTCCCTTGGGCAGCCAATCTCGAGGAACCAGGCTTTTTGATGCTGGGGGCAAACTTACGTACCGAGCAAAATCTGCCAGAAGCCAAGAAGATATTGCTGGAAACCATAGAGAGCTTCGACAAGTCGCCAGTGACTGAAGCAGAACTGGCAAGGGCAAAAGCCAAGCTGGATTCAGATATTGCCCAGGTATTCAATGACCCTGAAAAATTTGCCGTATCCCTGTCTGAAAACATCGCCTCTGGCGACTGGCGCCTGTTCTTCCTGTTCCGTGACCGCGTCAAGGCGCTCAAAGTGGATGATGTACAACGCGTTGCCACTACCTGGCTCAAATCCAGCAACCGCACCTCGGGCAGTTTTATCCCTACTGAAAAACCTGACCGCTCTCCAGCGCCTGCCAAGGTTGCAGTGGATGAGCAGATCAAGCAATTCAAACCCGGCGTAGCAATCGCCCAGGCAGAAAACTTTGTCGCCTCTGCCGACAATATCGACAAACGTACAGTGACGGGCGCACTCAGCAATGGCATGAAATATGCGCTGCTGCCCAAGACCACACGCGGCAATACTGTCGTGCTGTCCATGCATATCAACCTGGGTGATGAAAACAGTTTGAAAGGCAAAGCCGGTGCCGCCGAGCTGGCTGCTGCCATGCTCAGCCGTGGTACAGAAAAACTCAGCCATCAGCAATTTACGGAAGAACTCGACAAGCTCAAGGCCAAGCTGCAAATCAATGGCAATGCGACCATGGTGAATGTCCAAGTAGAAACCATACGCGACAATCTGCCACGCGTACTGGAACTGGTACGCGATGCCCTGCGCCAGCCCGCTTTCAATGAAGCTGAATTCACGCAACTGTTGAATTCGCAACTGGCACAACTGGAAGAGTCCCGCAAAGAACCACAATCAGTCGCTGTTGATGCCGGTAAAAAAGCCCAAAACATTTATTCCAGCGATGACCCGCGCTACTATCGCAGCATCGATGAACAAATTGCCTACCTGAAAACGGCCAAACTGGCCGATGCCAAAGCATTCTGGAAAGAGTTCTATGGTGCCAATCATCCAGGCCAGGCGCAAATTGCCGTAGTGGGTGAGTTTGATGCCAACAAGGTAAAAGCGGAATTGCAAACGGCCTTTGGCGACTGGAATACGCAGAAAAAATTCACCCGCGTTGCCCGACCTTATCAGGCCACCAAGGCAGATGATAAACAAATCATCACACCGGACAAGGCAAACGCCTTCTTCTATGCTGGCATGCAACTGCCGCTGGGCATCAAGCACCCTGATTACCCTGCGCTGGTTTTGGGTAACTACCTGCTGGGTGGCAGCGCCAATTCACGCATACTGAACCGCATCCGTCAAAAAGATGGGGTCAGCTATGGTGGTGGTTCCGGCTTCAATGCTTCTGCACTCGATGAAGTAGCGACTTTCTCAGTAGGCGCTATTTATGCACCGCAAAACCGTGCCAAGCTGGAAACCGGCATACGCGAAGAAATCAACCGTGTACTGACTGAAGGCTACACACAGGCAGAACTGGAAGATGGCAAGAAGAGCCTGATCCAGCAATACCAGCTCGAACGCAGCCAGGACGCCGCACTGGCACCGACATTGGCGAACAATCTCTACCTGGGCCGCAATATGCAATACCGTGCTGAAGTAGAGAAAAAGATACAGGCATTGACCGTGACACAGGTAAAAGAAGCCATGGCCAGACACCTGGGATATGAAAAAACCGTGCGCGTATTTGCGGGTGATTTTAAATAA
- a CDS encoding cytochrome c5 family protein: MSDAHDEHESAIKTPKQLIVAVLAGFLVPIIAIVLLVQYVSNDKKVGAGSSALTPEAVAARIAPVADQGFNFKDANGPKTLQSGETVYKTICSACHDSGAAGAPKFGDAAAWGPRIAQGYDKVVANALGGLRAMPAKGGNPDLDDIEVARAVVHLANAGGAKFKEPEVKAAAPAAASAEASAK, from the coding sequence ATGAGCGACGCGCACGACGAACACGAATCAGCGATCAAGACCCCTAAGCAACTCATCGTTGCAGTTCTTGCCGGATTCCTGGTCCCCATTATCGCCATTGTCTTGCTGGTACAGTATGTATCGAATGACAAAAAAGTCGGCGCAGGTTCGTCTGCACTGACGCCAGAGGCTGTTGCTGCCCGTATCGCCCCAGTGGCTGACCAGGGTTTCAATTTCAAGGATGCCAATGGTCCCAAGACTTTGCAATCTGGTGAAACAGTCTATAAAACCATCTGCTCTGCATGCCATGACAGCGGCGCTGCTGGTGCTCCCAAATTTGGTGATGCTGCAGCCTGGGGCCCACGCATTGCCCAGGGTTATGACAAGGTAGTTGCCAATGCTTTGGGTGGCCTGCGTGCCATGCCGGCCAAAGGCGGTAATCCTGACCTGGATGATATTGAAGTTGCCCGTGCAGTTGTTCACCTGGCCAATGCCGGTGGTGCCAAATTCAAGGAACCTGAAGTCAAGGCAGCTGCACCCGCAGCAGCTTCTGCAGAAGCCTCGGCAAAATAA
- a CDS encoding TonB-dependent receptor has protein sequence MMAQPTFAQEGVQKVEITGSSIKRTETEGVATTQILSRKDIEQTGKTSIADVVRSISADNNGSISGSFTNGFAGSASGVSLRGLSVSSTLVLINGRRTAPYGFGDDGQRSFVDLNSIPLDAVDRIEILKDGASAIYGSDAIAGVVNVILRQNYVGQSVAANIGQSSRGDGRNLSASAAIGFGNLQQDKYNVFMTIDAKKQEKIWQKDRSDYIGQADARPWGGRDQRGGFITSGNAGGSNMLGTVRPVSATGGTIAGRGVQQLPGTCSAANLDPVGGTSLDNAGGGCLFDPVAYQTIQPETQNLNLYARGTFAINDKTTAYTELGLFNSKAKTQTTPSGLTGAGFDLVNARVNNTGTGPDQLLLPIGHPDNPFADARARPRWIDAARPRTADLETTVTRFLAGVKGTVAEWDYDAGFLYAESKTDKTQNGYYRQSALKAAVANGTFRIGQGRVNTPEVLALVSPTLKNSGVTKSTSVDFKATRELTQLPGGPLAIAVGAEYRKEETNSEATPFTNTNDIAGLGYSAAKGSRNVSAIYTELAIPVLKTLEFQLAARSDKYSDYGRSTTPKAGFKFTPTNTVAFRGTYAEGFRAPSAAENGDSAVAAFTNIASDPIRCAVTKLPADCSSQQVGAITIGNKNIKPETSKSYSLGLVVEPIKNFSISLDWWKIVRDGEIGGSDPGAIVNNPAGYPDAQIVRGEPTTNFPGLVGPILMVKAPYLNAGKTQTSGLDLDMRAKYDMGSNGKLNAGLVVTYMNEFKRTDADGTTHEFAGTHGDVNLSGDGGTPRTKVSVSLGWERGPWTLSGNINHVSSISDTNEIGGDCLDVDANGKPYLGCRIASFTTVDVFGKWKYSKNLEFTASITNLFDKMAPLDVQTYGRINYNPSLHQSGAVGRYWNIGGRYTF, from the coding sequence ATGATGGCTCAACCAACTTTCGCACAAGAAGGTGTACAGAAAGTTGAAATTACCGGTTCCAGTATTAAACGTACTGAAACAGAAGGTGTTGCAACGACTCAAATTCTGAGCCGCAAAGACATCGAACAAACAGGTAAAACTTCTATCGCTGATGTGGTCCGCAGTATCTCTGCCGACAATAACGGTAGTATCAGTGGCTCTTTCACTAACGGTTTCGCTGGTAGTGCTTCCGGCGTTTCCCTGCGTGGTCTGAGCGTCAGCTCCACTCTGGTGCTGATCAATGGCCGCCGCACAGCACCGTATGGTTTCGGTGATGACGGTCAACGCAGCTTCGTCGATTTGAACTCCATCCCTCTGGATGCAGTTGACCGTATCGAGATACTGAAAGATGGCGCATCCGCGATTTACGGTTCTGACGCTATCGCTGGCGTGGTTAACGTGATCCTGCGTCAAAACTACGTTGGTCAATCTGTTGCCGCCAATATCGGCCAGTCTTCCCGTGGCGATGGCCGCAACCTGAGCGCATCCGCTGCGATCGGTTTCGGTAATCTGCAACAAGACAAGTACAACGTCTTCATGACGATTGATGCGAAGAAACAAGAAAAAATCTGGCAAAAAGACCGCAGTGACTACATCGGCCAGGCTGATGCACGTCCATGGGGTGGCCGTGATCAACGCGGTGGTTTCATCACTTCCGGGAATGCCGGTGGTAGCAATATGCTGGGTACAGTACGTCCAGTAAGTGCAACTGGCGGCACTATCGCTGGTCGCGGTGTTCAACAATTGCCAGGCACTTGCTCTGCAGCAAATCTGGATCCAGTTGGCGGCACATCTTTGGATAATGCTGGTGGTGGTTGCTTGTTTGACCCAGTCGCCTACCAGACTATTCAGCCAGAAACACAAAACCTGAATCTGTACGCACGCGGTACTTTTGCCATCAATGACAAAACTACAGCTTACACAGAACTCGGTTTGTTCAACAGCAAGGCAAAAACACAGACTACACCATCTGGCCTGACTGGCGCAGGTTTCGATCTGGTCAATGCACGTGTCAACAATACTGGTACAGGTCCTGACCAGTTGTTGCTGCCTATCGGCCATCCAGACAATCCATTTGCTGATGCGCGCGCACGTCCACGCTGGATTGACGCTGCACGTCCACGTACTGCCGATCTGGAAACAACTGTTACCCGTTTCCTGGCTGGCGTAAAAGGCACAGTTGCTGAGTGGGATTACGATGCAGGCTTCCTGTATGCTGAAAGCAAAACAGACAAGACTCAAAACGGTTACTACCGTCAATCTGCTTTGAAAGCAGCAGTGGCGAATGGTACTTTCCGTATTGGCCAAGGTCGTGTAAATACACCTGAAGTTCTGGCACTGGTTTCTCCAACTTTGAAAAACTCTGGTGTGACGAAGAGCACTTCTGTCGATTTCAAAGCAACACGTGAACTGACACAATTGCCAGGTGGTCCATTGGCGATTGCCGTAGGTGCTGAGTACCGTAAAGAAGAAACCAACAGCGAAGCAACACCATTCACTAACACGAATGACATCGCTGGTCTGGGTTACTCTGCTGCCAAAGGTTCACGCAACGTTAGCGCGATCTACACAGAGTTGGCTATTCCAGTTTTGAAAACCCTGGAATTCCAGTTGGCTGCCCGTTCAGATAAATATTCTGACTATGGCCGTTCCACTACGCCTAAAGCCGGCTTCAAATTCACGCCTACCAATACCGTCGCATTCCGTGGTACGTATGCTGAAGGCTTCCGTGCTCCTAGCGCGGCAGAGAACGGTGATTCCGCTGTAGCTGCATTTACCAACATTGCCAGCGATCCTATCCGTTGCGCTGTCACTAAACTGCCAGCTGATTGCTCATCACAACAAGTTGGTGCTATCACAATCGGCAACAAAAACATCAAGCCTGAAACTTCCAAGAGCTACAGCCTTGGTCTGGTTGTAGAACCGATCAAGAATTTCAGCATCTCCCTGGACTGGTGGAAAATTGTCCGTGACGGCGAAATCGGTGGTTCTGACCCAGGTGCGATTGTTAACAATCCAGCTGGCTACCCAGATGCACAAATCGTCCGTGGCGAACCAACAACCAACTTCCCTGGCCTGGTTGGTCCTATCCTGATGGTGAAAGCGCCTTACCTGAATGCTGGTAAGACACAAACTTCCGGTCTGGATCTGGATATGCGTGCGAAGTATGACATGGGCAGCAACGGCAAGTTGAATGCTGGTCTGGTTGTTACTTACATGAACGAGTTCAAGAGAACTGATGCCGATGGTACTACGCATGAATTTGCTGGTACTCACGGTGACGTGAACTTGTCTGGTGACGGCGGTACTCCACGTACTAAAGTCAGCGTCAGCCTGGGTTGGGAACGTGGTCCTTGGACATTGTCCGGTAACATCAACCATGTATCCAGTATCAGCGACACCAATGAAATCGGTGGCGACTGCCTCGACGTTGATGCCAACGGTAAGCCTTACCTCGGTTGCCGTATTGCTTCCTTCACGACAGTTGACGTGTTCGGTAAATGGAAATATTCCAAAAACCTGGAATTCACAGCATCCATCACCAACCTGTTCGACAAGATGGCACCGTTGGACGTCCAGACTTATGGTCGTATCAACTACAACCCATCCCTGCATCAGTCCGGCGCAGTTGGCCGTTACTGGAACATCGGTGGACGTTACACATTCTAA
- a CDS encoding NAD-dependent epimerase/dehydratase family protein, producing MLNIDKTKPVLVTGATGYVAGWIVKRLLEEGVTVHAAVRNPGDAAKLAHLDQMALKLPGSIRYFKADLLDEGSYAEAMQGCSIVFHTASPFRLDVSDAQKDLVDPAKLGTQNVLQTASKTASVTRVVLTSSCAAIYGDCADVANTPGQVLTEDIWNTSSSLQHVPYSYSKTVAEQLAWEIAKQQTRWSLVVINPSFILGPGLSTQATSSESFNFVRQLGTGT from the coding sequence ATGCTGAATATAGACAAGACCAAACCTGTCCTGGTGACTGGCGCTACCGGCTATGTCGCTGGGTGGATAGTGAAACGATTGCTGGAAGAAGGTGTGACCGTCCATGCTGCCGTCCGTAACCCCGGGGATGCAGCAAAACTTGCCCATCTGGACCAGATGGCTCTTAAATTGCCGGGCAGCATACGTTATTTCAAAGCTGACTTGCTTGACGAGGGGTCCTATGCAGAAGCCATGCAGGGATGCTCAATCGTTTTTCATACTGCTTCCCCATTCAGGCTGGACGTCAGCGATGCCCAGAAGGATCTCGTCGATCCGGCAAAACTAGGGACACAAAATGTGCTGCAAACAGCCAGCAAAACCGCATCAGTAACACGCGTGGTGCTGACCAGCAGTTGTGCCGCCATTTATGGCGACTGTGCAGATGTTGCCAACACGCCCGGCCAGGTATTGACCGAAGACATCTGGAATACCAGCTCTTCATTGCAACATGTACCCTATTCGTACTCTAAGACGGTAGCCGAACAGTTGGCATGGGAAATCGCGAAACAGCAGACCCGCTGGAGCCTGGTTGTCATCAACCCCAGCTTCATTCTTGGTCCCGGCTTGAGTACGCAAGCCACTTCTTCGGAAAGTTTCAATTTCGTCCGCCAGTTGGGGACGGGCACATGA
- a CDS encoding AraC family transcriptional regulator yields the protein MKRATHFSVQPGWRLLLSDMGLNPDHLLRLAQLPADLFTRKDSTITAAQYFGLWQAIETSAGVASLPLLVGAAISVEAFDPPIFASLCSPNLNVAMQRLSAFKKLVGPMTLNVQAGQAKTVITLECYGNEGHIPKSLAMTELVFLTQLIRLGTRYRVIPLEVMLPEVPANLDDYAAYFGLPPKKGALIRLTFSAQDAARPFLTANEAMWGYFEPGLRKRLSTLDATAKISERVRAVLLEGLPAGEYSIESVARHLALSKRSLQRQLSEESTSFKDILNATRQQLALHYLSTASVSQGEIAYLLGFQEVNSFIRAFKDWTGNTPAAYRHDLNDLVNTVH from the coding sequence ATGAAGAGAGCGACCCATTTCTCTGTCCAGCCTGGCTGGCGACTGCTGCTCAGCGACATGGGTCTCAACCCCGATCACTTGCTGCGTCTGGCGCAGTTGCCGGCAGACCTGTTTACGCGCAAGGACAGCACGATTACTGCAGCCCAGTATTTCGGCTTGTGGCAAGCCATAGAGACCTCGGCTGGAGTAGCATCACTGCCGCTGCTGGTTGGCGCGGCCATCTCGGTTGAAGCATTTGACCCACCGATTTTCGCGAGCTTGTGCAGCCCCAACCTCAATGTCGCCATGCAGCGCTTGTCTGCATTCAAGAAGCTGGTCGGGCCAATGACACTGAACGTGCAGGCCGGGCAGGCCAAAACTGTCATTACGCTGGAGTGCTATGGCAATGAAGGCCATATTCCCAAGAGTCTGGCGATGACAGAGCTGGTCTTTCTCACGCAACTCATTCGCCTGGGCACACGCTACCGTGTCATTCCGCTGGAGGTGATGCTGCCGGAGGTGCCCGCAAACCTGGACGACTATGCCGCATACTTTGGCCTCCCGCCAAAAAAAGGGGCACTCATAAGGCTGACATTTTCTGCCCAGGATGCAGCCAGACCCTTCCTGACTGCCAATGAAGCCATGTGGGGATATTTCGAGCCGGGTTTGCGCAAGCGTCTATCGACACTTGATGCGACGGCAAAGATCAGTGAGCGTGTCAGGGCAGTATTGCTGGAGGGATTACCAGCAGGTGAATATTCGATAGAGTCGGTTGCCAGACATCTGGCCCTCAGCAAGCGTAGCCTGCAGCGGCAACTGAGTGAAGAATCCACCAGTTTCAAGGACATACTCAATGCCACGCGCCAGCAACTGGCGCTGCATTATCTGAGCACTGCCTCTGTTTCTCAGGGAGAAATTGCTTACCTCCTGGGATTTCAGGAAGTGAATTCCTTTATCAGGGCATTTAAGGACTGGACAGGTAATACCCCTGCAGCCTACCGGCATGACTTGAATGACCTGGTCAACACCGTGCATTGA
- a CDS encoding TonB-dependent receptor domain-containing protein — MLARSVRLMFLGGVAVGAGLLAQPAMSQDVQKVEITGSSIKRIAQEGALPVQTLSRKDIEQSGANNVADLVAALPAMQGFITASTSVNGGGAGRQSASIHAIGTDYTLVLLNGRRMAPYGTGSAVNLGSIPLSAVERVEILTDGASTLYGSDAIAGVVNFILKKNQTDLNVEATLTSPQQSGGRSGNFSISKGFGDPEKDGFNVLFAYSHDEQKPLEATQRSFANSGVQKFMKDGKMYATWQTSINSIPANADIYDSKGNNATFSVDLVNTGKCNGPSTFERGGVCRYDYASTVQLLPELKRDSFFASGNLKIGKDTTLFGELVMSNFSNKARYAAPAQPLTTFSTDPVTGQKVINPNYIGAYNKSVVPLLAGQGINPADVTDAFFYFRARDAGGRADDYKTEARHLVLGIDSNYLGWDLSASYTHSENTEKDDAVSGYMSANRFDALVKSGAYNPYIVNANASAILAPAVLNENLSVTKSKIDVLSAHASKELFDMSGGKAQLGLGADTTKQSFNDAPSELVQGPGPQHPAWTDVIIGGSTGSQGLVASRKSWGAFGELLMPVIKNMDVTAALRYDSYDAVKKDNVSYDVNGNASQPGTQGVSVSKATYKLSARYQPVQSLMLRGSYGTGFKAPTLNDISDPLKNDGSSNFFPCPITKATDPRFPYCRGTSEYGLLKKGNPSTGADALKAEESKQAAFGFRLEPTSNLSLGLDWWDVKLKNQIQKLSQDLIFTTPSLADQYISLYYDPIQKSKVLVANRSPVNLASSRYSGVDWDATLKSATPIGKLSVNWSGTYMLTAEKDVPGAKKESSIGRFDSYDDVTFRIISRLVASLKVSEQYTHSVTMNYRSGYHDKVASADDGYVRSVNADGSVGGYVDMNRDVSNYTTFDYQLQAKPMKNLTITGGIRNLFNVDPPFTIRNTGGGNQVGYDGRYTDPLGRTFYVTAQYKY, encoded by the coding sequence ATGTTGGCCCGATCAGTACGCCTGATGTTCCTGGGTGGTGTCGCGGTCGGTGCAGGTTTGCTGGCACAGCCAGCGATGTCGCAAGACGTACAAAAAGTAGAAATTACCGGTTCCTCGATCAAACGGATAGCACAAGAAGGCGCATTGCCTGTGCAAACTCTGAGCCGTAAAGACATCGAACAAAGCGGTGCAAATAATGTGGCCGACCTCGTCGCTGCCCTTCCTGCCATGCAGGGCTTTATCACTGCATCCACTTCCGTCAATGGTGGTGGTGCCGGTCGTCAGTCTGCCTCTATCCATGCAATCGGTACTGACTACACCCTGGTATTGTTGAATGGCCGCCGCATGGCGCCATATGGCACAGGTAGTGCCGTCAACCTTGGCAGTATTCCTCTGTCTGCCGTTGAGCGCGTCGAGATCCTGACTGACGGTGCTTCCACATTGTATGGCTCTGATGCGATTGCCGGTGTCGTCAACTTCATCCTCAAAAAGAACCAGACTGACCTGAATGTAGAAGCAACCCTGACCAGCCCGCAGCAAAGCGGTGGCCGTAGCGGTAACTTCTCTATTTCCAAAGGCTTTGGCGATCCTGAAAAAGACGGCTTCAATGTCTTGTTTGCCTATAGCCATGACGAACAAAAGCCGCTGGAAGCAACTCAGCGCAGCTTCGCCAATTCCGGCGTCCAGAAGTTCATGAAAGATGGCAAGATGTACGCCACCTGGCAAACCAGTATCAACTCGATACCTGCGAATGCCGATATCTATGATTCCAAGGGCAATAACGCAACCTTCTCGGTTGATCTGGTGAACACTGGCAAATGTAATGGCCCCAGCACTTTCGAGCGTGGTGGTGTTTGCCGTTATGACTATGCCTCTACCGTACAATTGCTGCCAGAACTGAAACGTGACAGCTTCTTCGCTTCCGGTAACCTGAAGATAGGCAAGGACACTACCCTGTTCGGTGAACTGGTCATGTCCAACTTCTCCAACAAGGCACGCTATGCAGCGCCGGCCCAGCCTCTGACGACTTTCAGTACCGATCCGGTCACAGGTCAGAAGGTCATCAACCCGAATTACATCGGTGCCTATAACAAATCCGTCGTACCACTGCTTGCAGGACAAGGTATCAATCCTGCTGATGTAACGGATGCATTCTTTTACTTCCGCGCACGTGATGCAGGCGGCCGTGCCGACGACTATAAAACTGAGGCACGTCATCTGGTTCTGGGAATAGACAGCAACTATCTGGGCTGGGATTTGAGCGCCAGCTATACACACTCTGAGAATACAGAGAAAGATGACGCTGTTTCCGGTTACATGAGTGCTAACCGTTTTGATGCCCTGGTCAAATCCGGTGCTTATAACCCTTACATCGTCAATGCCAATGCATCTGCCATCCTGGCACCGGCAGTGTTGAACGAAAACCTCAGTGTCACCAAATCCAAGATTGATGTCCTGAGTGCTCACGCTTCCAAAGAGTTGTTTGATATGAGTGGCGGCAAGGCCCAACTGGGTCTGGGTGCGGATACCACCAAGCAGTCATTCAATGATGCGCCTAGCGAGCTGGTACAAGGCCCTGGCCCGCAACATCCGGCATGGACAGACGTGATCATCGGTGGTTCCACCGGTTCCCAGGGTCTGGTTGCTTCCCGCAAGAGCTGGGGTGCTTTCGGTGAGTTGCTGATGCCTGTCATCAAGAACATGGATGTCACAGCAGCTTTGCGTTATGACAGCTACGACGCCGTCAAGAAAGACAATGTCAGCTATGACGTCAATGGCAATGCTTCCCAACCTGGTACCCAGGGTGTGTCGGTTTCCAAGGCAACCTACAAATTGTCTGCACGTTACCAGCCAGTCCAGAGCCTGATGCTGCGCGGCTCTTACGGTACAGGCTTCAAGGCACCTACACTGAATGATATTTCTGATCCATTGAAAAACGATGGTTCTTCGAACTTCTTCCCTTGCCCTATCACCAAGGCAACTGATCCACGTTTCCCATACTGCCGTGGCACGTCTGAATACGGTCTGTTGAAAAAAGGTAATCCAAGCACAGGTGCAGATGCACTGAAAGCAGAAGAATCCAAACAGGCAGCATTCGGTTTCCGCCTCGAACCAACCAGCAACCTGTCCCTGGGTCTGGACTGGTGGGATGTGAAACTGAAAAACCAGATCCAGAAATTGTCTCAGGATCTGATTTTCACGACACCTTCACTGGCTGATCAATACATTTCCCTGTACTACGATCCTATCCAGAAATCCAAAGTTCTGGTGGCAAACCGTAGTCCTGTGAACCTGGCCAGCTCCCGTTATTCCGGTGTGGATTGGGATGCGACACTTAAATCAGCGACACCTATCGGCAAGCTGAGCGTGAACTGGTCCGGTACTTACATGCTGACAGCAGAAAAAGATGTGCCAGGTGCCAAGAAAGAAAGCAGCATAGGTCGTTTTGATTCTTATGATGATGTGACTTTCCGTATCATTTCCAGGCTGGTCGCTTCCCTGAAAGTATCCGAGCAATACACCCATAGCGTCACCATGAACTACCGTTCCGGCTACCATGACAAAGTCGCATCTGCTGATGATGGCTATGTACGTTCCGTGAATGCCGATGGCAGCGTTGGTGGCTATGTCGATATGAACCGTGATGTCAGCAACTACACGACTTTTGATTATCAGCTCCAGGCCAAGCCTATGAAGAATCTGACGATCACTGGCGGTATCCGCAATTTGTTCAATGTCGATCCACCATTCACTATCCGTAACACCGGTGGTGGTAATCAGGTTGGTTACGATGGTCGCTATACTGACCCTCTGGGCCGCACCTTCTATGTAACAGCGCAATACAAATACTGA